One window of the Chryseotalea sp. WA131a genome contains the following:
- the bshA gene encoding N-acetyl-alpha-D-glucosaminyl L-malate synthase BshA — protein MNIGIVCYPTFGGSGVVATELGKALAKEGHKVHFITYSQPSRLDFLNENLFYHEVDFRSYPLFEYAPYELALASKMVSVVKNEKLDLLHVHYAIPHASAAYMAKQILKTEGIYIPVITTLHGTDITLVGKDASYEPVVTFSINQSDGVTSVSEDLKKETYQFFKITNEIEVIPNFIDLEKFKKQKKDHFKKAICPNGESLIVHTSNFRKVKRIKDVVEVFYNIHKEIPAKLLMIGDGPERSKAEKQAQELGIAADTRFLGKQEAVEEVLSVADLFLMPSEKESFGLAALEAMACEVPVISSNTGGLPELNVQGVTGFLSNVGDIEDMTRKSLFVLDKNNLPKFKENALKRAQEFDITKILPLYENYYEKILEKASIKSTV, from the coding sequence ATGAATATAGGAATTGTGTGCTACCCAACCTTTGGTGGTAGCGGAGTGGTGGCCACTGAGTTAGGCAAGGCATTGGCCAAAGAAGGCCACAAGGTTCATTTTATCACCTACAGCCAGCCCAGCCGATTGGATTTTTTAAATGAAAATCTATTTTATCATGAAGTTGACTTTCGCTCGTATCCTTTATTTGAATACGCCCCCTATGAATTGGCATTGGCCAGTAAGATGGTGAGTGTAGTAAAAAACGAGAAACTGGATTTACTGCATGTGCACTACGCCATTCCACATGCCTCGGCCGCTTATATGGCTAAACAAATATTAAAAACCGAAGGCATTTATATTCCCGTTATTACCACCCTGCATGGCACCGACATTACCCTCGTGGGCAAAGATGCATCCTATGAGCCGGTAGTAACCTTCAGCATCAATCAATCGGATGGCGTCACCTCCGTTTCGGAAGACTTGAAAAAAGAAACGTACCAGTTTTTTAAAATCACCAACGAAATTGAAGTAATACCCAACTTCATTGATCTTGAGAAATTCAAAAAGCAGAAGAAAGACCATTTTAAAAAAGCCATTTGCCCTAATGGCGAATCGTTGATTGTGCACACCTCCAATTTCAGAAAAGTAAAACGGATCAAAGATGTGGTGGAGGTATTTTACAACATCCACAAAGAAATACCGGCTAAGTTGTTGATGATTGGGGATGGCCCCGAGCGGAGCAAAGCCGAAAAACAAGCACAAGAATTAGGCATTGCAGCCGATACCCGCTTTTTGGGAAAACAAGAAGCCGTTGAAGAAGTGCTATCGGTAGCTGATTTGTTTTTAATGCCTTCTGAAAAAGAAAGTTTTGGGTTAGCTGCCCTTGAAGCCATGGCTTGCGAAGTCCCGGTAATCTCATCCAACACGGGTGGGTTACCGGAATTAAACGTGCAAGGGGTAACAGGATTTTTAAGCAACGTAGGTGATATTGAAGACATGACCCGTAAGTCGCTATTTGTGTTGGACAAAAACAATCTCCCCAAATTCAAAGAAAATGCTTTGAAGCGAGCCCAGGAATTTGACATCACCAAAATCCTGCCTTTATACGAAAACTACTACGAAAAGATTCTTGAAAAAGCATCTATAAAATCAACTGTTTAG
- a CDS encoding sterol desaturase family protein, with the protein MEATFIKPSNKGTKQLFKNPLLERLTRTHIGVPVTIFFVYSCLLLYWSFSNTSLTLLTSTAIFFAGFIFFTWVEYQVHRHIFHMGTFSKWRKKTQYLIHGVHHEFPKDKGRLAMPPIASLTIGTLLLLLFRLIMGDLAFSFIPGFMIGYAYYLLVHYMVHAHQPPNNFFKVLWMNHSIHHYKNGEAVFGVTSPFWDYLYGTTVKSPKGIKN; encoded by the coding sequence ATGGAAGCTACCTTCATTAAACCAAGCAATAAGGGTACAAAGCAGCTTTTTAAGAACCCTCTTTTAGAAAGACTTACACGCACACACATTGGGGTACCCGTTACTATATTTTTCGTTTATTCCTGCCTGCTGTTGTATTGGAGCTTTAGCAACACATCGCTGACGTTGCTTACTTCCACGGCCATATTTTTTGCTGGGTTTATTTTTTTTACGTGGGTGGAATACCAAGTGCACCGACATATTTTTCACATGGGCACGTTCTCCAAATGGAGGAAAAAAACGCAGTACCTAATACATGGGGTGCATCATGAATTTCCCAAAGACAAAGGCCGCCTAGCCATGCCACCAATTGCCAGCTTGACCATCGGCACTTTGCTTCTTTTACTTTTTAGGTTGATTATGGGCGACTTGGCCTTCTCATTTATACCTGGCTTTATGATTGGGTATGCGTATTACCTGCTCGTTCACTACATGGTGCACGCACACCAACCACCTAACAATTTTTTCAAAGTATTGTGGATGAACCATAGTATTCATCACTATAAAAATGGGGAAGCCGTCTTTGGGGTAACATCACCCTTTTGGGATTATTTATACGGAACTACCGTAAAATCTCCGAAAGGAATTAAAAACTAG
- a CDS encoding transglutaminase family protein, which produces MRYHIRHSTEYTYQDRVSTAHNRLCLVPLNLPKQKCISSDVKISPTPDELIYRTDFFGNTLLFISIYQEHSHLEVISESVVDIENRINPDKATHSATRWTDGELNVGNRANDHSEIAQYILPSYHIPYSEAIKNFAQDCFLQNASLWSSCLALMQKIFNSIEFKPGFTTVNTPVEEVLKSRKGVCQDFAHLMIAGLRNMGLPAGYVSGYIETVPPPGKEKLVGSDASHAWVAVHFPHIGWVEFDPTNNLLPSSHHTVVAFGRDYFDVAPIKGIIFSSGKQNISVKVDVNRVN; this is translated from the coding sequence ATGCGCTACCACATCCGACATAGTACCGAGTACACCTACCAAGATAGGGTGAGTACCGCGCACAACCGATTGTGTTTAGTACCGCTTAATCTGCCCAAGCAAAAGTGTATTTCCTCTGATGTTAAAATTTCGCCTACACCCGATGAACTTATATATCGCACCGATTTTTTCGGCAACACATTGCTGTTCATTTCAATTTACCAAGAGCATTCGCATTTGGAAGTTATTTCGGAAAGCGTGGTGGATATTGAAAATAGAATAAATCCTGACAAGGCCACTCATTCAGCTACTCGGTGGACTGATGGTGAATTGAATGTTGGTAATCGAGCTAACGACCATTCTGAAATAGCGCAATACATATTGCCATCTTACCATATTCCATACAGCGAAGCTATCAAAAATTTTGCGCAAGATTGTTTTTTGCAAAATGCCTCGCTTTGGAGTAGTTGCCTCGCATTGATGCAAAAGATTTTTAACTCAATTGAGTTTAAACCCGGGTTCACAACTGTCAATACCCCGGTAGAAGAAGTTTTGAAATCTCGCAAAGGTGTTTGCCAAGATTTTGCCCACCTTATGATTGCGGGCTTACGCAACATGGGATTGCCAGCTGGTTATGTGAGTGGCTACATCGAAACGGTTCCGCCTCCAGGAAAAGAAAAACTGGTTGGCTCCGATGCCTCGCACGCCTGGGTGGCAGTTCACTTTCCTCACATTGGCTGGGTAGAGTTTGACCCTACCAACAATTTGCTTCCTTCTTCCCATCACACCGTAGTTGCCTTCGGCCGCGATTATTTTGATGTGGCCCCTATTAAAGGGATCATCTTCAGTTCAGGCAAACAAAATATTTCGGTGAAGGTGGATGTGAATAGGGTAAATTGA
- a CDS encoding circularly permuted type 2 ATP-grasp protein, protein MKSTLMDSTLQNPSTKILTSGYLTDQKVIDECFGQDEQPKQYWKQLLSNIDALGVAQLKTRQAELLKQLQENGVTYNSYGDSNGLNRPWLLDAIPMMVSSQEWQGIEQGMKQRAYVLNKILDDLYGERLLLKNGIIPPELIYAHPGFLRPCDQIKLPSNHQLPIYSADLSRGPDGKIWVIKDRAQAPSGMGYALENRSALSRIVPELFQQHQIAKLGSFFSSMMQTLIQIAPQGKENPRIVLLTPGPNNETYFEHAFLASYLGLTLVQGQDLIMRDSFVWIKTVEGLEKVDVILRRVDDTFCDPLELREDSQLGIPGLLQAVRKGNVAVANPLGSSILENTGLMAFMQNAFKFFLNEDPLLPMIATWWCGQKKEMDYVIDNLDTLVIKSIERMSSFKTVMGRSLSKAQKDELIRKIKFEPFKYVGQEEVAFSTSPVFTKEKLEPRFTVLRTYLVANKENYEMMHGGLTRCSPAKGSFLVSNQDGGISKDTWVESVPEKNNSFPLIQRAPDMNRKAVLPSRAAENLFWVGRYTQRVIRSARFIRIVLRILTEKNYANQVNDSAYIKILLETITHLTDTYPGFVEYKKGELENPLKEIHQLICNPERVGSILFTLNNLLKAMYGARDRWTMDSWRIIDEIENVRRRMGAVEPDGIRYIFSLIYQLEGGLLSFSEMTRQSMYRSDGRTMYRMGQLIEEILMELGQYQPILSYEYDESTEFQLLEALLMSNQNLSSYRSVYRTLLSVSPAVDLLFLNGQNPTSLISQLEGLLKYSKALAQKGGTHADNEISLLVFECYSQVRLMNIDQLMEADPETHHRKAFGEFCGSLQSKILLLSSKLSANYFSHTTYQAQGDKDGFQFEV, encoded by the coding sequence TTGAAAAGTACCCTGATGGATAGCACACTTCAAAATCCTTCCACCAAAATACTCACATCCGGTTATCTTACCGACCAAAAGGTGATAGACGAGTGCTTTGGACAAGATGAGCAGCCCAAGCAATATTGGAAGCAGCTCCTTTCTAACATTGATGCGCTGGGTGTAGCCCAATTGAAAACCCGCCAGGCAGAACTACTGAAGCAACTGCAAGAAAATGGTGTTACCTACAATTCATACGGAGATAGCAATGGACTGAATCGACCTTGGTTGCTGGATGCCATTCCGATGATGGTTTCATCACAAGAGTGGCAGGGCATAGAACAAGGCATGAAGCAGCGGGCTTATGTGCTCAATAAAATTTTAGACGATCTCTATGGAGAAAGACTTTTACTAAAAAATGGAATCATTCCTCCTGAATTGATTTATGCGCATCCTGGGTTTTTGCGGCCTTGCGATCAAATAAAATTACCAAGTAACCATCAATTACCGATTTACTCGGCAGATCTTTCGCGGGGGCCCGATGGAAAAATTTGGGTAATAAAAGATCGCGCACAAGCACCCTCGGGCATGGGCTACGCGTTGGAAAACCGCAGTGCATTGAGCCGTATCGTTCCAGAATTGTTTCAGCAGCATCAGATTGCCAAGCTCGGAAGTTTTTTCAGCAGCATGATGCAGACCTTGATCCAGATTGCACCCCAAGGCAAAGAAAATCCTCGCATTGTATTGCTCACACCAGGACCGAATAACGAAACCTATTTCGAACACGCATTTCTTGCTTCGTACTTGGGGCTTACCTTGGTGCAAGGCCAAGATTTGATCATGCGCGATAGCTTCGTGTGGATCAAAACGGTAGAGGGTTTAGAAAAAGTAGATGTGATTTTGCGTAGGGTGGATGACACCTTTTGCGATCCGCTCGAACTGCGCGAGGATTCTCAACTGGGCATTCCGGGTTTGTTACAAGCCGTACGAAAGGGCAATGTGGCCGTGGCCAATCCGTTGGGCAGTAGCATTCTTGAGAATACTGGCTTGATGGCGTTCATGCAGAACGCATTCAAGTTTTTTCTCAATGAAGACCCACTTCTACCCATGATTGCCACGTGGTGGTGCGGTCAGAAAAAAGAAATGGACTATGTGATTGATAACCTGGATACATTGGTGATCAAAAGCATTGAGCGCATGAGCAGCTTTAAAACAGTAATGGGCAGAAGTCTCTCAAAAGCACAGAAAGATGAATTAATTAGAAAAATAAAATTTGAACCGTTCAAATATGTAGGTCAAGAAGAGGTGGCGTTCTCCACTTCACCTGTTTTCACAAAAGAAAAACTAGAACCTCGCTTCACGGTGCTTCGCACTTATTTGGTAGCCAACAAAGAAAACTATGAAATGATGCACGGTGGCCTTACCCGGTGCTCGCCCGCGAAAGGCAGTTTCTTGGTTTCGAATCAAGATGGTGGCATTTCGAAAGACACATGGGTGGAGTCCGTGCCAGAAAAAAATAATTCTTTCCCATTGATTCAACGTGCACCGGATATGAACCGCAAAGCGGTATTGCCTAGTCGCGCGGCCGAAAATTTATTTTGGGTGGGTCGCTACACGCAGCGCGTGATTCGCTCCGCTCGCTTCATTCGGATTGTGTTGCGAATTCTTACCGAGAAGAATTATGCCAACCAAGTTAATGATTCAGCCTACATAAAAATATTGTTGGAGACTATAACGCACCTCACTGACACCTATCCCGGATTTGTTGAATATAAAAAAGGCGAGCTGGAGAATCCATTAAAAGAAATTCATCAACTCATCTGCAATCCCGAGCGCGTGGGAAGCATATTGTTTACTTTAAATAATCTGCTCAAAGCGATGTATGGTGCCCGAGACCGGTGGACGATGGACAGTTGGCGCATCATTGATGAAATTGAAAATGTAAGAAGAAGAATGGGAGCGGTGGAGCCAGATGGAATCCGCTATATCTTTTCCTTAATCTATCAACTAGAGGGTGGACTCCTTTCTTTTTCAGAGATGACGCGCCAAAGTATGTACCGCAGCGATGGGCGCACCATGTACCGCATGGGCCAATTGATTGAAGAAATTCTAATGGAATTAGGGCAGTATCAACCAATCCTATCGTATGAATATGACGAGAGCACGGAGTTTCAGCTTTTGGAAGCCCTACTCATGAGTAATCAGAATCTTTCTTCTTACCGATCTGTTTACCGCACCCTGTTGAGCGTATCGCCTGCAGTCGACTTGTTATTTTTAAATGGTCAAAATCCTACCTCGCTTATTTCACAATTAGAAGGCCTGCTAAAATATTCAAAAGCCCTTGCACAGAAAGGTGGCACTCATGCCGACAATGAAATTTCGTTGTTGGTGTTTGAATGTTACAGTCAAGTTCGGTTGATGAATATTGACCAATTGATGGAGGCTGACCCAGAAACGCATCATCGCAAAGCCTTCGGTGAGTTTTGCGGATCCTTGCAAAGTAAAATTTTGCTGCTGTCTTCTAAGCTAAGCGCAAATTACTTTAGCCATACTACCTATCAGGCGCAAGGTGACAAAGACGGATTTCAATTTGAAGTGTAA
- a CDS encoding transglutaminase family protein, translating into MSIKVAVRHQMKYEYDRAVGLSPHIFRLRPAPHGRTPILSYSLKIKPENHFINWQQDPFGNMLARVVFPEKTTELKFDVEVIADMIVINPFDFFVEKYADDFPFTYDAQLKKELLPYFEVTENGPLLQQWVKSIDISKKKPIIDFLVALNQQVWKQTQYTVRLEPGIQSCEQTLNLKSGSCRDSGWLLVQVLRHLGLAARFASGYLIQLKADVKALDGPSGTEKDFTDLHAWAEVFIPGAGWIGLDPTSGLFAGEGHIPLCCTPDPVSAAPVTGLTDVCEVTFGFANEVVRIHEDPRVTKPYTDEEWATIIGLGNKVDEELQQGDMRLTMGGEPTFVSIDDMEAKEWNTGADGPQKRKLGAELIQRLKKSFAPNGYIHIGQGKWYPGEPLPRWQYSAYWRNDGQPIWKNDSLLDLPTGQAGVNESPSRYTVADAEKLAHELTKFLNIPATHVHPAMEDAFYFLWEENKVPVNLDPYKANLNDPLERQKLAELLTKGLGNPVGYVIPLEWNHWNNRWISCQWPFRNNHLVLIPGNSAIGLRLPLKSIAYLQETKTQRKVERSTFEELPDLENFHSTAEKRYNKPIAEENLPKEFYQPSLLEESEDEKDNHKKPQTTTSKHKKEKPEEVTPSFEVYTIKTALCIEVREGKIYFFMPPLTHVEHYFDLLASIEAATEKLNLKVVIEGYEPPYDNRVTKLSLSPDPGVLEVNIHPAKSWKEIVSNYDILFEQARLSRLSTEKFNLDGKHTGTGGGNHITIGGMKPADSPLLRRPDLLRSLITYWQHHPGLSYLFSSSFVGPTSQAPRVDEGRQEMLYELEIAFNQLPEQGEIPFWMVDRIFRNLLIDITGNTHRAEFCIDKLYSPDSSTGRLGLLEFRGFDMPPNKHMCIVQLLLIRCLLAKFWKTPYKHKLTRWGTELYDKFMLPHYVEQDLAEVVTELQEAGYPFQLKWLETFFEFRFPLYGKIAVQDMELLLRMGIEPWHVLGEESSSSGTTRFVDSSVERVEVKVKNFNRERYMIACNGVPVPLQSTLTKGEYVAGIRYRAWTPPSALHPTLGKDVPLVFDVIDTWNHRAIGGCTYHVAHPGGRNYDTFPVNSYEAEGRRISRFWTQGHTQGTFTPSENFSTVSRYVEPTQVPKNFDPPPLIVSPEYPRTLDLRQF; encoded by the coding sequence ATGTCCATCAAAGTCGCGGTTCGTCATCAAATGAAATATGAGTATGATCGCGCAGTTGGTCTTTCACCTCATATCTTTCGATTACGCCCCGCGCCCCATGGCCGCACACCCATCTTATCGTACTCGCTCAAGATCAAACCCGAAAATCATTTTATCAACTGGCAACAAGACCCATTCGGCAATATGTTGGCGCGTGTGGTTTTTCCTGAGAAGACGACCGAGCTAAAGTTTGATGTGGAGGTGATTGCCGACATGATCGTGATCAACCCCTTTGATTTTTTTGTGGAGAAGTATGCCGATGATTTTCCGTTTACATACGATGCACAACTAAAAAAAGAATTGCTTCCCTATTTTGAAGTTACCGAGAATGGGCCACTTCTTCAGCAATGGGTAAAGTCGATCGATATTTCAAAAAAGAAACCCATCATTGATTTTTTGGTAGCGTTGAATCAACAAGTGTGGAAGCAAACGCAATATACCGTGCGGCTCGAGCCTGGCATTCAATCGTGTGAGCAAACATTGAATTTGAAAAGTGGTTCGTGCCGCGATTCGGGATGGCTGCTGGTGCAAGTGCTTCGCCATCTTGGATTGGCCGCGCGTTTCGCCTCGGGTTATCTCATTCAATTGAAGGCCGATGTAAAAGCATTGGACGGGCCCTCGGGTACTGAAAAAGATTTTACAGACTTGCACGCGTGGGCCGAAGTATTTATTCCCGGTGCAGGATGGATCGGGCTTGATCCCACTTCTGGATTGTTTGCGGGCGAAGGACATATTCCGTTGTGCTGCACGCCTGACCCGGTGAGTGCTGCACCTGTTACTGGCCTCACCGATGTGTGCGAAGTGACATTTGGTTTTGCAAATGAAGTCGTGCGTATTCACGAAGACCCACGCGTGACAAAGCCGTACACAGACGAAGAGTGGGCAACCATCATTGGGTTGGGAAACAAAGTGGACGAAGAGTTGCAACAAGGTGACATGCGATTGACCATGGGTGGCGAGCCTACCTTTGTTTCCATCGATGACATGGAAGCAAAGGAATGGAACACCGGTGCCGATGGCCCTCAGAAACGAAAACTGGGAGCGGAGTTGATTCAGCGATTGAAAAAATCATTTGCCCCAAACGGGTACATTCACATAGGCCAAGGCAAGTGGTATCCGGGCGAACCATTGCCACGCTGGCAATACTCCGCTTATTGGCGAAATGATGGACAACCTATTTGGAAAAATGATTCGCTATTGGACCTGCCTACCGGACAGGCAGGTGTGAACGAAAGTCCCTCGCGCTATACCGTGGCCGATGCAGAGAAGTTAGCGCATGAATTGACCAAGTTTTTAAATATTCCGGCAACGCATGTCCATCCTGCTATGGAAGATGCTTTTTATTTTTTGTGGGAAGAAAACAAAGTGCCGGTCAATTTAGATCCGTACAAAGCAAACTTGAACGACCCGCTGGAGCGACAAAAGTTAGCGGAGCTCTTGACAAAGGGATTGGGCAATCCGGTGGGCTATGTTATTCCCTTGGAGTGGAACCATTGGAACAACCGATGGATTTCGTGTCAGTGGCCTTTTCGGAATAATCATTTGGTATTGATACCGGGCAACTCAGCCATTGGCTTGCGCTTGCCATTGAAATCCATTGCGTACCTGCAAGAAACCAAAACACAGCGCAAGGTAGAGCGAAGCACATTTGAAGAACTTCCTGATCTGGAAAATTTTCACAGCACAGCAGAAAAACGGTACAATAAACCTATTGCTGAAGAAAATCTACCAAAAGAATTTTATCAACCTTCGCTGCTCGAAGAAAGTGAGGACGAAAAAGACAACCACAAAAAACCACAGACCACTACTTCAAAACACAAAAAAGAAAAACCTGAAGAGGTAACACCTTCGTTTGAAGTTTACACGATCAAAACTGCTTTGTGCATTGAAGTGCGCGAGGGTAAGATTTATTTCTTCATGCCACCGCTCACTCACGTGGAGCATTATTTTGATTTACTTGCTTCCATTGAGGCTGCCACAGAAAAATTAAATTTGAAAGTGGTGATTGAAGGCTACGAGCCACCGTATGATAATCGCGTCACCAAACTTTCGCTCTCGCCAGATCCAGGTGTGTTGGAAGTAAACATTCATCCGGCTAAAAGTTGGAAGGAGATTGTTAGCAACTACGATATTCTTTTTGAACAAGCACGGCTCAGTCGGTTGAGCACGGAGAAATTTAATCTCGATGGAAAACACACCGGCACCGGTGGAGGTAATCACATCACTATTGGTGGAATGAAGCCAGCGGATAGCCCGCTGTTGCGCAGACCTGATTTGCTGCGAAGCTTAATCACCTATTGGCAGCACCATCCCGGGTTGTCGTACCTTTTTTCTTCTTCGTTTGTGGGGCCTACCAGCCAAGCACCACGTGTAGACGAAGGCCGGCAGGAGATGTTGTATGAGTTGGAGATAGCATTCAATCAATTGCCCGAGCAAGGCGAAATTCCGTTTTGGATGGTCGATCGGATTTTTAGAAATCTGTTGATTGACATTACCGGCAACACACACCGTGCAGAGTTTTGTATCGATAAACTCTATTCACCCGATAGCTCCACGGGTCGATTGGGTTTGCTAGAGTTTAGAGGATTTGACATGCCACCCAATAAGCACATGTGTATTGTACAACTGTTGTTGATCCGTTGCTTGTTGGCAAAATTTTGGAAGACACCTTATAAACACAAGTTGACGCGTTGGGGCACAGAGCTGTATGATAAATTCATGCTGCCGCATTATGTGGAGCAAGATTTGGCAGAAGTGGTCACCGAACTGCAAGAAGCAGGATACCCCTTTCAACTAAAGTGGTTGGAGACATTTTTTGAATTTCGTTTTCCGTTGTATGGAAAAATTGCCGTGCAAGACATGGAGTTGCTGTTGCGCATGGGCATTGAGCCATGGCATGTGCTGGGTGAGGAATCGTCCAGTTCAGGCACCACTCGTTTTGTCGATTCATCGGTGGAGCGCGTGGAAGTGAAAGTAAAAAATTTCAACCGAGAGCGTTACATGATTGCGTGCAATGGTGTGCCAGTGCCGCTGCAATCCACCTTGACTAAAGGCGAATATGTCGCGGGCATTCGTTACCGCGCATGGACGCCACCATCGGCCTTGCACCCTACGTTGGGCAAAGACGTGCCGTTGGTGTTTGATGTGATCGATACCTGGAATCACCGCGCCATTGGTGGCTGCACCTATCACGTGGCACATCCGGGCGGAAGAAATTACGATACATTCCCTGTCAATTCATACGAAGCAGAGGGAAGAAGAATCAGCCGCTTTTGGACGCAAGGCCATACGCAAGGCACCTTCACGCCTTCTGAAAATTTTAGCACTGTGTCACGGTATGTAGAGCCAACCCAAGTGCCCAAAAATTTTGATCCGCCTCCGTTGATAGTAAGTCCAGAATATCCACGAACTTTAGACCTTCGCCAATTTTGA
- a CDS encoding divalent metal cation transporter, with protein sequence MATSAIGPGFLTQTTVFTQQLLASFGFVILITILLDIGAQLNIWRILTMSNLRAQDVANKIVPGLGYFLAAIIVLGGVAFNIGNLAGCGLGLEVLFGIQPEVGAAISCVVALFIFWLKEVGNALDTFAKVLGILMILLTAYVAIHSHPPLLEVVHRSFIPERIDPLSIVTLVGGTVGGYISFAGAHRLLDAGITGTNNLSQVNQSAVSGIVITGLMRVVLFLAALGVVVSGTVLTKNNPASSVFQVAAGDIGFKFFGIVIWSAAITSVVGCAYTSISFVTSFHQSLADNQRYIISGFILFSATIFILVGNPVRLLVMAGTVNGITLPVALGIILLASRNKKIIHGYQHPPWLEVIGWMVVVLMGAMSAYSLVKFINS encoded by the coding sequence ATGGCCACTTCGGCCATAGGCCCTGGCTTTCTTACCCAGACTACTGTTTTCACGCAGCAACTGTTGGCGAGCTTTGGTTTCGTTATTTTGATTACCATCTTACTCGATATCGGTGCCCAACTTAATATTTGGCGCATTCTAACCATGAGCAATCTTCGGGCGCAAGATGTTGCCAATAAAATTGTTCCGGGCCTTGGTTATTTTTTGGCGGCCATTATTGTGTTGGGTGGAGTGGCGTTTAACATCGGTAATTTGGCCGGTTGCGGCTTGGGCTTGGAAGTGTTGTTTGGCATTCAACCCGAAGTAGGCGCAGCCATTAGTTGTGTGGTGGCGCTGTTTATTTTTTGGTTGAAAGAAGTAGGCAATGCGCTTGACACATTTGCCAAAGTGCTGGGGATACTGATGATTTTGTTAACTGCTTATGTTGCTATTCATTCACATCCTCCACTGCTGGAAGTAGTTCATCGCAGCTTTATTCCTGAGCGCATTGACCCACTTTCAATCGTCACCTTGGTAGGTGGCACCGTGGGTGGATACATTAGTTTTGCTGGCGCACACCGTTTGTTGGATGCTGGCATTACCGGAACAAATAATTTATCACAGGTCAATCAGAGTGCTGTGAGTGGAATCGTTATTACGGGTTTGATGAGAGTGGTTTTATTCTTAGCAGCGCTAGGCGTTGTGGTTAGCGGAACTGTTCTTACGAAGAATAATCCTGCCTCTTCGGTCTTTCAAGTGGCGGCTGGTGATATTGGTTTTAAATTTTTTGGGATTGTAATTTGGAGTGCGGCCATCACATCGGTGGTGGGATGTGCGTACACATCCATTTCTTTTGTCACTAGTTTTCACCAATCATTAGCAGACAATCAACGCTACATTATCTCAGGGTTTATATTATTTTCTGCAACCATTTTTATTTTAGTAGGCAATCCTGTTCGGTTGTTAGTGATGGCCGGTACGGTGAATGGCATCACGCTACCTGTTGCGCTTGGCATTATTTTATTGGCATCGCGCAACAAAAAAATCATTCACGGCTATCAGCATCCTCCATGGCTTGAAGTGATCGGATGGATGGTGGTGGTGTTGATGGGGGCGATGAGTGCATATTCGCTGGTGAAATTCATAAACAGTTAG
- a CDS encoding LamB/YcsF family protein has product MRLSIDLNCDMGEGMPNDAAIMPFISSANIACGYHAGDDETIKDTIALCLQHHVAIGAHPGFDDKPNFGRTNMKLTSKELYDLITLQLFIIDSACRNQSAVMHHVKPHGALYNMAAKDEAMSRTIAQAVFDFNPKLIYYGLSGSHMILQANLVGINTASEVFADRTYQPDGSLTPRTENNALIESEEKSLSQVMKMVKESKVVDVTGQPIQIKADTICLHGDGAHAAAFASAIHHQLKSEGIKIKAL; this is encoded by the coding sequence ATGCGTTTATCCATTGACCTCAACTGCGACATGGGCGAGGGCATGCCCAACGATGCGGCTATTATGCCTTTCATCAGCAGTGCCAATATTGCGTGCGGCTATCATGCGGGCGATGACGAGACCATCAAAGATACGATTGCCCTTTGCCTGCAACATCACGTAGCCATTGGCGCACATCCAGGGTTTGACGATAAACCCAACTTCGGGCGAACGAACATGAAGTTGACTTCGAAGGAACTTTATGATTTAATCACCCTTCAACTTTTTATCATTGATTCTGCTTGCCGCAACCAAAGTGCGGTGATGCATCATGTTAAGCCGCACGGTGCGCTATACAACATGGCAGCGAAGGACGAGGCAATGAGTCGCACCATCGCGCAAGCTGTTTTTGATTTCAACCCAAAACTGATTTACTACGGATTAAGTGGCAGTCATATGATTTTGCAAGCAAACCTTGTTGGGATAAATACAGCAAGCGAAGTATTTGCCGACCGCACCTACCAACCCGATGGCTCGCTTACTCCACGCACAGAAAATAATGCATTGATTGAATCTGAAGAAAAATCCCTCAGCCAGGTGATGAAAATGGTAAAGGAGAGCAAGGTGGTAGATGTTACAGGCCAACCGATCCAAATAAAGGCGGACACGATTTGTCTGCATGGAGATGGTGCACATGCAGCAGCGTTTGCAAGTGCTATTCATCATCAATTAAAGAGCGAGGGCATCAAAATCAAAGCGCTTTGA